A genomic stretch from Flavobacterium humidisoli includes:
- a CDS encoding glycoside hydrolase family 35 protein, which yields MKKVLFKLGILLICLMPFFTKAQTKGFSISKGEFQQDGKIIKIHSGEMHYARIPKEYWRHRLQMLKAMGMNTVATYVFWNYHEVAPGVWDFKTGNRDLSEFLRIAKSEGLYVILRPGPYACGEWEFGGYPWWLQNNPDLVIRTNNKAFLDACKTYLEHLYGEVKGLFANQGGPIIMVQAENEFGSYVSQRTDISAEDHKAYKTAIYNILKQTGFPEPFFTSDGAWLFEGGMVEGALPTANGESNIENLKKQVDKYHNGQGPYMVAEFYSGWLDHWAEPFIKIGSEEIASQTKKYLDAGVSFNYYMVHGGTNFGFTSGANYNEEMDIQPDITSYDYDAPISEAGWATPKFMAIREVMQKYSKTKLASIPAKIPVTKYPNQTIKSSMDVLSWIKKEKPVVNDQPLTFEKLDQGHGYVLYRKRFTQPISGKLKIEGLRDFATVYVNGVKAGELNRVFKNYELEVTIPFNGILEILVENMGRINYGAEIVHNTKGIITPVYLNEFEISGGWEMYKMPMNEVPAVKNETIKPGRPVLYESTVNIEKPADTFLDMTGWGKGIVFVNGHNLGRYWKVGPQQTLYVPGCWLKAGENKFVVLEQLNENSKTELTFTDQPILEKLN from the coding sequence ATGAAGAAGGTACTATTTAAGCTCGGGATATTATTGATTTGCTTGATGCCGTTTTTTACTAAGGCACAAACCAAAGGATTTTCTATATCTAAGGGAGAATTTCAGCAAGACGGGAAAATAATTAAAATACATTCTGGAGAAATGCACTATGCACGTATCCCTAAAGAGTATTGGAGACATAGATTGCAGATGCTTAAAGCTATGGGAATGAATACCGTGGCAACCTATGTATTTTGGAATTATCACGAAGTAGCACCAGGTGTATGGGATTTTAAAACAGGAAATAGAGATCTGTCAGAGTTTTTACGTATTGCTAAAAGCGAAGGCTTATATGTAATTCTTAGACCGGGTCCGTATGCATGTGGCGAATGGGAATTTGGAGGATACCCTTGGTGGCTGCAAAATAATCCAGATTTAGTAATTCGTACCAATAACAAAGCATTTTTAGACGCTTGTAAAACGTATCTAGAACATTTGTATGGAGAGGTAAAAGGACTTTTTGCTAATCAAGGCGGACCTATTATTATGGTTCAGGCTGAAAATGAATTTGGGTCTTATGTTTCTCAAAGAACCGATATCAGTGCTGAGGATCATAAAGCCTACAAAACTGCAATTTACAATATACTTAAACAAACGGGATTCCCAGAGCCTTTTTTTACTTCTGACGGTGCTTGGTTGTTTGAAGGTGGTATGGTAGAAGGCGCGTTACCGACTGCAAATGGGGAATCCAATATAGAAAATTTAAAAAAACAGGTTGATAAATACCATAACGGACAAGGGCCTTACATGGTTGCAGAGTTTTATTCTGGCTGGTTGGATCATTGGGCGGAACCATTTATTAAAATTGGATCTGAGGAGATTGCAAGTCAAACTAAAAAGTACCTTGATGCAGGTGTTTCTTTTAATTATTATATGGTACACGGCGGTACTAATTTTGGATTTACCTCTGGAGCAAATTATAATGAAGAAATGGATATTCAGCCGGATATTACAAGTTATGATTATGATGCTCCTATTAGCGAAGCAGGTTGGGCAACACCAAAATTTATGGCTATACGTGAAGTAATGCAAAAGTATTCTAAAACAAAATTAGCCTCAATTCCAGCCAAAATACCAGTTACAAAATATCCTAATCAGACGATCAAATCGAGCATGGATGTTTTAAGTTGGATAAAAAAAGAAAAACCAGTTGTAAACGACCAGCCTTTAACATTTGAAAAATTAGATCAAGGACATGGATATGTTTTGTATCGAAAAAGATTTACGCAGCCCATTTCTGGAAAATTAAAAATTGAAGGATTGAGAGACTTTGCTACAGTTTATGTAAACGGTGTTAAAGCAGGTGAGTTGAATAGAGTTTTCAAAAACTACGAGTTGGAAGTTACGATTCCTTTTAATGGTATTTTAGAAATTTTAGTTGAAAATATGGGTCGCATTAACTATGGTGCCGAAATCGTACATAATACTAAAGGAATTATTACTCCAGTATATTTAAATGAATTTGAAATTAGCGGTGGATGGGAAATGTATAAAATGCCGATGAATGAAGTTCCAGCTGTTAAAAACGAAACGATAAAACCTGGACGTCCCGTTTTATATGAATCTACTGTAAACATTGAGAAACCAGCCGATACTTTTCTTGATATGACAGGTTGGGGAAAAGGAATTGTATTTGTTAATGGACACAATCTTGGACGTTACTGGAAAGTTGGACCGCAGCAAACTCTTTATGTGCCAGGTTGTTGGTTGAAAGCAGGCGAGAATAAGTTTGTTGTATTGGAGCAGCTTAATGAAAACAGTAAAACAGAATTGACTTTTACAGATCAGCCGATACTTGAAAAATTAAATTAG